The following coding sequences lie in one Zingiber officinale cultivar Zhangliang chromosome 2B, Zo_v1.1, whole genome shotgun sequence genomic window:
- the LOC122048096 gene encoding subtilisin-like protease 4 has protein sequence MTLTPWLLFLLLIFFSNPFVVSPSSSTSRYIIQVEEPTEPLTEGSLKRWHESFLPPAAEASSVDQRLLHSYSDVFSGFAAMLTEEELQEMQKKNGFVRAFPDRVLHVMTTHTPDFLGLKVGSKGLWNDSMLGSGVIIGVLDTGVTPGHPSYDDEGVPPPPSTWKGSCKLKTGCNNKLIGARSMIARWSPPIDEGGHGTHTSATAAGNFVRNASYFGFAKGTAAGMAPRAHLAIYQVCDGGGSCNSADILAGLDVAVKDGVDILSLSLGGGSTPLDQDPIAIGSFAAARKGIFVSCAGGNDGPNYFTLSNEAPWMLTVAASSVDRSFRASVKLPSGKVIPGESLDQPSNFPESPLPLYYSTESPHCDMDPPDDSHKGSVWVCEVKYGINLAYIAALAKSGGARALIAISSKTEGATISIRKMDFPGVVLTIQEGSNLISYLNSASDPSASIVFNGTVLGVSPAPVVAYFSSRGPSQATPGILKPDISGPGLNIFAAYIHSSDTPNQYHIISGTSMATPHLSGVAALLKAAHPTWSPAAIRSAIITTADADVFDELLEPALYFAKGAGHVNPNKAANPGLIYDITDDDYISYICGKFGEEGARNIARRIVDCSKSMTEEELNYPSILLAPKGGAKAKVTRKVTNVGPAKSSYTVSVSISKTAVSATVTPTTLMFTELNEQKSFTVSVEWGADGPPTSGNQLVEGKLIWTSDDGKYVVTSPFVVSALE, from the coding sequence ATGACTCTTACTCCATGGCTACTCTTTCTTCTCCTTATCTTCTTCTCCAATCCCTTTGTTGTCTCACCTTCTTCTTCGACAAGTCGTTACATTATTCAAGTGGAAGAGCCAACTGAGCCGCTGACGGAAGGGAGCCTGAAGAGGTGGCATGAATCTTTCCTGCCACCGGCCGCCGAGGCGTCTAGCGTCGATCAACGGCTGCTGCACTCCTACAGCGACGTATTCAGCGGGTTCGCCGCCATGCTGACAGAGGAAGAGCTACAGGAGATGCAGAAGAAGAATGGCTTCGTGCGCGCATTCCCTGACCGAGTGTTGCACGTAATGACGACCCATACGCCAGATTTCCTCGGGCTCAAGGTCGGAAGTAAGGGGCTGTGGAACGACTCGATGCTCGGGAGCGGAGTCATCATTGGAGTTCTCGACACTGGCGTGACACCTGGCCACCCTTCCTACGACGACGAGGGGGTCCCGCCTCCACCCTCGACGTGGAAGGGCTCCTGCAAACTCAAGACCGGTTGCAACAACAAGCTCATCGGAGCCAGGTCGATGATCGCCCGTTGGAGTCCTCCCATTGACGAGGGTGGCCACGGGACCCACACTTCTGCCACCGCCGCTGGTAACTTCGTCCGAAACGCGAGCTACTTCGGCTTCGCCAAAGGCACGGCTGCCGGAATGGCCCCTCGGGCTCACCTCGCCATCTACCAGGTTTGCGACGGCGGCGGCAGCTGTAATTCAGCCGATATCCTCGCCGGGTTGGACGTAGCTGTCAAGGACGGCGTCGACATCCTCTCTCTCTCGCTCGGCGGTGGTTCCACACCTCTCGACCAAGATCCCATCGCCATCGGTTCGTTCGCGGCGGCCAGGAAGGGCATCTTCGTCAGCTGCGCTGGCGGCAATGATGGACCTAACTACTTCACCCTCTCCAACGAGGCGCCATGGATGCTCACTGTGGCGGCTAGCAGTGTCGATAGAAGCTTCAGGGCCTCCGTGAAGCTTCCCAGTGGGAAGGTAATCCCCGGAGAGTCTCTCGACCAACCTAGCAACTTCCCTGAGAGCCCTCTTCCCCTGTACTATTCCACCGAGTCGCCGCACTGCGACATGGATCCTCCCGATGATAGCCACAAGGGCAGCGTCTGGGTTTGCGAGGTCAAATATGGCATCAACCTTGCATATATAGCGGCATTGGCCAAGTCCGGGGGCGCCAGGGCATTGATCGCCATTTCCTCGAAGACAGAGGGCGCCACCATCTCGATCAGGAAGATGGACTTTCCCGGAGTAGTGCTCACAATCCAAGAAGGCTCCAACCTCATATCGTATTTGAACTCTGCTTCTGACCCCTCCGCGTCGATTGTCTTCAACGGGACAGTTCTCGGTGTATCCCCCGCCCCCGTCGTGGCTTACTTCTCCTCCCGGGGGCCATCTCAAGCAACACCAGGAATCCTCAAGCCAGACATCTCCGGCCCTGGCCTTAACATATTCGCGGCCTATATTCATTCCAGTGACACTCCGAATCAGTACCATATTATATCCGGCACGTCCATGGCGACGCCTCACCTCAGCGGTGTCGCCGCGCTCTTAAAGGCCGCACATCCTACTTGGTCGCCGGCAGCTATCAGGTCGGCAATCATCACCACGGCAGACGCCGACGTCTTTGATGAGTTACTTGAGCCGGCGCTCTATTTCGCCAAGGGCGCAGGACACGTCAACCCTAACAAAGCTGCGAATCCCGGTCTAATTTACGACATCACCGACGATGACTATATCTCCTACATCTGCGGCAAATTCGGTGAAGAAGGCGCAAGAAATATAGCACGCAGAATCGTGGACTGCTCAAAGAGCATGACCGAAGAGGAGCTCAACTACCCATCAATTTTGTTAGCCCCCAAAGGCGGGGCGAAGGCCAAAGTGACCCGGAAGGTCACGAACGTTGGACCAGCGAAATCGAGCTACACGGTGTCAGTGAGCATATCGAAAACTGCTGTGTCAGCTACTGTCACCCCCACTACACTGATGTTCACTGAGCTGAACGAGCAGAAGTCATTCACCGTGAGCGTGGAATGGGGCGCCGACGGACCTCCCACTTCCGGCAATCAATTAGTGGAGGGAAAGTTGATTTGGACCTCCGATGACGGGAAGTATGTGGTGACCAGCCCATTTGTCGTCTCCGCCCTGGAGTGA